Part of the Halodesulfurarchaeum formicicum genome is shown below.
CGGTTCGCCGAACGAGCATTCCAACATTGGATCACAGTTTCCGTTTCGACGGTTTTGTGATCCCATCGATTACGACCCGTTCCAACGGGGGCGTAATCAACATTGGACGGCAGTTCCGTTTCGACGGAACTGTGGTCCGCCATCGATTACGACCCGTTTGACGGGAACGTAATCATCATTGGGTCACGGTTCCGTTTCGACGGAACTGTGGTCCAGCCATTTGGCTGCTACGCCATCTGGTGAATGGCTCGGCTCGGATGCCGACGAAGGACGTGCCAAGCTGCGATAAGCCTGAGGGAGCCGCACGGAGGCTAAGAACTCAGGATCTCCGAATGGGAATCCCCACCGCAATTGCCACGCGCAATGGGGAACGTCCGGAATTGAAACATCTTAGTACGGACAGGAAGAGAAATCGTAACGAGACGCCGTTAGTAACCGCGAGTGAAGGCGGCATAGCCCAAACCGAAGCCCTTCGGGGCAATGTGGTGTGTGGGCTGGCTCTCATCGCCTGAACGTCTGTGTGAAGTCTCCTGAAATGGAGCGCGAGACAGGGTGAAAGCCCCGTATCACAGTCCTTTACGGCGTGCGCCAGTACCGGAGTAGCGGGGGTTGGAATTCCCTCGTGAACGAGGCAGGCATCGACTGCCAAGGCTAAGTACTCTCCGAGACCGATAGCGAACAAGTAGCGCGAGCGAACGCTGAAAAGTACCCTCCAACGGGGGGTGAAATAGGGCCTGAAATCAGATGGTTATAGAGCGACTGGGCACAAAAGGCCTCGTCGGGAACGAGCTGGACGAGAGTCCACAGTAGGACCAACGAGGAGCCGGTGTCGAGTCGTGCGTTTTGAAAAACGAGCCAGGGAGTGTACCTGTTTGGCGAGTCTAACTGGAGTATCCAGGAAGGCATAGGGAAACCGACATGGCCGCAGATCGGGTTACCGATCCAGGGCCGCCGTCTTCAAGGGCGGGGAGTCAAACGGGTACGACCCGAAACCGGACGATCTACGCGCAAACAAGGTGAAGCATGGCGAAAGCTATGTGGAGGCCTGTTAGGGTTGGTGTCTTACAATACCCTCCCGTGATTTGCGTGTAGGGGTGAAAGGCCCATCGAGTCCGGCAACAGCTGGTTCCAACCGAAACATGTCGAAGCATGACCTCTGCCGAGGTAGTTCGTGGGGTAGAGCGACCGATTGCGGAGACCGCCTCCGAGAGGAGTCGGCTCCGCTGTCAAACTCCAAACCTACGGACGCTGTCGACGCAGGGAGTCCGGTCTGCGGGGTAAGCCTGTGGACCGTGAGGGAGACAACCCAGAGCTGGGTTAAGGTCCCCAAGTGCAGGCTAAGTGTAAGATCAAAGGTGGTCCCGAGCCACAGACAGCCGGGAGGTGAGCTTAGAAGCAGCTACCCTCCAAGGAAAGCGTAACAGCTCACCGGCCGAGGTTCGGGGCGCCCAAAATGATCGGGGCTCAAGTCTGCCACCGAGACCTAGCCACGGAGTTCACACTCCGATTGCGTAGGTTGGCACTCTGTTCGGGCGGAAGTACGGGCGAGAGCTCGCATGGACCGAATAGAGAAGAAGATCCTGGTCGTAGTAGCAGCGAAAGTCGGGTGAGAATCTCGACGGCCGAAAGGGAAAGGGTTCCTCGGCACTGTTCGTCAGCCGAGGGTTAGCCGGTCCTCAGTGTTATCGCAACTCGAATAACACGAGCGGTAAACGGGTTAATATTCCCGTGCCATCATACAGTGAAAGTCGACGCCTTGGGGTCGGTCGAGCTGGGCTCTGCCCAGTCGAACCATCAAAGCCCGTGGAAGCCGTAATGGCACGAAGCGGGTGAACGGTGGGATAGGGAAACTCGGCCTTACCTAGGGCCCGTGAAAAGACGAGTATGATGTCCGTACCGAGCACCGACACAGGTGCCCTGGCTGAGAAGGCCAAGGCCTGTCGGGAACAACCGACGTTAGGGAATTCGGCAATTTAGCCCCGTAAGTTCGCGATAAGGGGTGCCTGCCCAGCAATTGGGCAGGTCGCAGAGACCAGGAGGCTCCGACTGTCTAGTAACAACATAGGTGACCGCAAATCCGCAAGGACTCGTACGGTCACTGAATCCTGCCCAGTGCGGGTATCTGAACACCTAGTACAATAGGACGAAGGACCCGTTAACGGCGGGGGTAACTATGACCCTCTTAAGGTAGCGTAGTACCTTGCCGCTTCAGTAGCGGCTTGCATGAATGGATCAACGAGAGCCTCGCTGTCCCAACGTTGGGCCCGGTGAAACGTACGTTCCAGTGCGGAGTCTGGAGTCCCCCAGGGGGAAGCGAAGACCCTATAGAGCTTTACTGCAGGCTGTCGCTGGGACACGGTCGCTGATGTGCAGCATAGGTAGGAGCCGTCACACAGGTACCTGCGCTAGCAGGCCACCGAGGCAGCAGTGAAATACTACCCGTCAGTGACTGTGACCCTCACTCCGGGAGGAGGACACCGGTAGCCGGGCAGTTTGACTGGGGCGGTACACGCTCGAAAAGATATCGAGCGTGCCCAAAGGATACCTCATTCGGGTCGGAGACCCGGAAAAGAGTGCAAGAGCATAAGGTATCCTGACAGTGTCCGGCATAACGACGGACGCTGACGCGAAAGCGTGGTCTAGCGAACCAATGAGCCTGCTTGATGCGGGCCATTGATGACAGAAAAGCTACCTTAGGGATAACAGAGTCGTCACTCGCAAGAGCACATATCGACCGAGTGGCTTGCTACCTCGATGTCGGTTCCCTCCATCCTGCCCGTGCAGAAGCGGGCAAGGGTGAGGTTGTTCGCCTATTAAAGGAGGTCGTGAGCTGGGTTTAGACCGTCGTGAGACAGGTCGGCTGCTATCTACTGGGGGTGCTATGGTGTCTGACGGGAACGTCCGTATAGTACGAGAGGAACTATGGACGGAGGCCACTGGTGTACCGGTTGTCCAACAGGGCAATGCCGGGCAGCTACGCCTCGCGGGGTAAGGGCTGAACGCATCTAAGCCCGAAACCCACCCGGAAAAGAGACACCGCTGAGACCACTCGTAGAAGACGAGTTCGATAGACTCGGGGTGTACGCACCGAGGCAACGAGGTGTTTAGCCCGCGAGTACTAACAGGTCGAAGCCACCATTCATTCCGCCATCCGTTTCGACGGACGAGTTCAGGCGCAAACTGGATTGCACGTATTACACGGTCGAGGACCACCGATACTGGTGTCCCGGATCACATCCGGGCGCGGTTCGATTCCGCGGATCGGCGTTAAGGCGGCCATAGCGGCGGGGAAACACCCGTACCCATCCCGAACACGGAAGTTAAGCCCGCCTGCGTTCCGGCGAGTACTGGAGTGCGCGAGCCTCTGGGAAAACTGCCTCGCATTAGCGAGGGGCCAAGTGCAGGCCGAGGGGTGCAATCGGAAGTACACGCAGGGTCCGTCCCGGTGGAACCCGAGACCATCCTGTCGACGCCTGTAACTGGTGGTTCGCCGCCACCATTCATTTCCTTTCATTCATCACGTTCGTGAGCGACGGCCACGTCGCTCCGAACAATACAACACCGACGAGCGACAGCCATCCCCACGACCAGCCGTCTGGGGCGCTGTCATGTGATTTTGTGCCACACAGGGACGTGTATGGCGAATGCATATCCGCCAGGCGGTAGTCACGTCCGTTTTACCGAGGACTAGCGTCAGGCTGGCAAATTTCGCAACGACAGCATGAACAGATAAGAATATATGCGAGGCAGTATTGTCTGTTATCGTATGACACGCAACACGAGTCGACGACGATTCATTCAGGCTGCCGGTGGCGCGTCCCTGGTAGCGCTCGCTGGCTGTGCCGGAAACGGCGAGAACGGGGAGGGGACCACCACTGAAGAGGAGGAAACCACGCGTTTCTCCTGGCACGCAGGTGGCACCAGCGGGACCTACTACCCGCTCTCGAACGAGTTCAAGACGGTTGTCGAGGACAACACTGATTACTCGCTCAACGTCCAGTCCACGGGCGCGAGCGTGGAGAACGTCGGCAGTCTCCAGAGTGGTGACGCCGACTTCGCGCTGATCCAGAACGACATCGCCTACTTCGCCAAGAACGGGACCGGGATCGACGCCTTCGACGGCAGTCCGGTCGAGAACCTCAAGGGGGTCGCGACACTGTACCCCGAAACGATCACGGTCGTCACGCTCGCGGAGTCCGGCATCTCGACGCTGTCGGATCTCGAAGGCAAGACGATCAACACGGGGGACCTCGGGTCCGGAACACAGGTCAACGCCCTGCAGATCCTCGAGGCAGTGGGCATCGAGGACTTCGACGAGCAGAACGCCTCCTTCGGGCAGGCGGCCGACCAGCTGCGTGACGGTGATGTGGACGCCGCCTTCGTCGTCGGTGGGTGGCCGGTCGGGGCCATCGAGGACCTCGCGAACACGAACGACATCGAGATCGTCCCCATCGCCGGCGACAATCGCGCGGCGGTCAAGGACGCGGCCTCCTGGTTTGCCGATGACACCATCCCTGGTGGCACCTATTCGGGCGTCGAGTCGGACGTCGAAACCGTCGCCGTCCAGGCGATGATCGCGACCCGATCCGGCCTCGACGCGGACGCCGTCGAGACGGTGACCGCGGCTATCTTCGACAACGTCGACGCCCTCTCCACGAAGACCGACTTCATCTCCAAGGAGAGCGCCCAGGACGGCATGTCCATCGAGCTGCACGAGGGCGCAGCGGCGTACTTCGGGTAACGCCCTCGAACCACCGACGGCTTTCGCTGCATGAACCTGCCTGACTGGTCGGTCCGCCGATGGGTACTGGTCGCGATCGTCGTGTTCGCAGCGATCGGACTGGCCCTTGGAACGCCGGCGCAGAAAACCCTCGTCGTCGAACGAGTCGACTCTGGCGAGGTGATCATCGCGGACTCGGTTTCGAACGGAACGACTGTTGGCCTCGAATACATGCACAGCGTCGAGAAGACCCGGGTTTACGACGAGTATACCGTCCGAGGAATGTCACTTGCCAACACACGGATGGAGTTCGAATCCTACGGTTGGGGCCTCCCGGCGGGGGCGAACGTCACGCTGGAGGACGGCGTCTTCGTGTTCGAACCGGACAAATCCTACCAGTCGATCACCGTCAAGCCGGGCCGAATCGCGAATCACACGCTCACGGTCGGTGATCGGACGTACGATCTGGTCGAGCGGGCCGATGCGAATTCGGTGCATATTCGGGTAACCAGAACGACGCCCCTAACAAGACTCCTCGTGGGTCGGTGAGCCTGATGAGCGAACCCCAGACAACCGACGACGCGGAACCGGCGCCCGAGACTGACGAGCTCATCAACGAGCTCCAGCAAAAGCGATCTGTCACCGGGTGGCTCGGGTTCGTCGTCGCCGCGGTGGGGATCTCGTTTTCGATCTTCCAGGTCATGCTGGCCGCAAAGAGCTTCTATTGGGATCTCCCCCTGCCGATCATCGGCGAGGTACGCCTCGTCGGTCTCCAGTTGCTGCAGGCGAATGCGGTCCACGTGAGTTTCGCACTCGTCTTGACCTTCCTCCTGTATCCACCGAGCACCGGGGAGGGATTCGTCGCCCGGTGGCTCGGGCGGCTCGACTCGGGGATCCGAACCCGGATCGGGCCGGACAACCCGGTAGGCCGGGTGCAGGACGGGATCCGCCGCCTGCTCCACTGGGCGTTCTACGATCCCGACCAGAAGCGACTCACCCCCGCGGACGTCGTCCTCTCGATTTTGGCACTGCTGAGCGCGGTGTACTTCCTCGCGGAGTACAGTGAGATCCAGAACATGCGCGTGTTCGGGCTCGGAGCGGGGAGCCCCTACTACGAGGTGTTCCCGTTTCGCCTCCTCTTCGAGACGATTCCCGTTCTGGAATCGGTCGCACAAGCGCTGCCGGGCGCCGAGATATCATACGCCTTCGTCCTGGGCGCCATCGGAGTGCTGCTCGTTCTGGAGGCGACCCGGCGGACGATCGGGCTCCCGCTGATGCTCATCGTCGCAGCCTTCATTCTCTACGCTCGGTGGGGACACTTCATTCCTCAGGACGCCGCCTACGTCGGCATTCTCTCGATTCCCAACCTCTCCTGGGAGTCGATCATCCAGAACCTGTGGTACAATACCGAAAATGGGGTTTTCGGCATCCCGGTGACCGTCTCGGTGCAGTTCATCTACATCTTCATCCTCTTCGGTGCGTTCCTGGAGAAG
Proteins encoded:
- a CDS encoding TAXI family TRAP transporter solute-binding subunit produces the protein MTRNTSRRRFIQAAGGASLVALAGCAGNGENGEGTTTEEEETTRFSWHAGGTSGTYYPLSNEFKTVVEDNTDYSLNVQSTGASVENVGSLQSGDADFALIQNDIAYFAKNGTGIDAFDGSPVENLKGVATLYPETITVVTLAESGISTLSDLEGKTINTGDLGSGTQVNALQILEAVGIEDFDEQNASFGQAADQLRDGDVDAAFVVGGWPVGAIEDLANTNDIEIVPIAGDNRAAVKDAASWFADDTIPGGTYSGVESDVETVAVQAMIATRSGLDADAVETVTAAIFDNVDALSTKTDFISKESAQDGMSIELHEGAAAYFG
- a CDS encoding DUF1850 domain-containing protein, with the translated sequence MNLPDWSVRRWVLVAIVVFAAIGLALGTPAQKTLVVERVDSGEVIIADSVSNGTTVGLEYMHSVEKTRVYDEYTVRGMSLANTRMEFESYGWGLPAGANVTLEDGVFVFEPDKSYQSITVKPGRIANHTLTVGDRTYDLVERADANSVHIRVTRTTPLTRLLVGR